From the genome of Streptomyces sp. JH34:
CCCAGCTCGCGCGTATCGAACACGAGAGGGCTGCGGTGGTCGAGGTGGCCGTTCAGGGCTTTTCCTGCTTTCGAGATCATGTGCGTGGTGCGGCTTCGGGAGGGCCACCCCTGTCCTGACGGAAGAGGGCAGCCGGGATCGCGGACATACACGCGACCGAAGAGCCAGGATACTGGACGTACCGCCCAGCTCCCAATCCGGTACGGCCCGCTCCGGTCAGCGGCCCTGCTCGTACCGGCGCAGCTGTTCCAGGTCGATCATGCTGGTGTCGAAGAGACTGGTCTCGTCGAGCGCGCTCTCACCCTGCTGTGCGGGGATCTGGGGCTGCTGCTGCCAGCCGTAGTCCTGCTGCTGGTTCGGGTCGTACGCCTGCTGCTGGTAGCCGTACGGGTCGGGCTGCTGCTGGTAGCCGTAGGCGTCCTGCGGCTGCTGCTGGTCCTGGTACCCGTACGTCTGGGCGTACTGCGGCTCGGGCTGGGCCTGGGCCGGGAAGCCGGACTGTGCGGGGTCCTGATAGCCGGCCGCCGGCGTGTAGTCCGGCTGCGCGGGCTCCGCGTAGGAGTGCTGCTGGGGGCTCCGGGGCGGCTCGGGGGTGGCGAGCTCGGCCAGACCGGCCCAGTGGTCCTCGTCACTGGTGTGCTGGGCGCCTCCGGCCGCGTCCTGGGCGGCCATGTGCGCGCCGAGGTCGTCGGTGGCGACCCGGCCGTGCAGCTTCTGGCGGCCCCGGCCGACGGCCTCCAGGGTCTTGGCGAGCACGGCCTCGAAGGCGCCGAGCTTGGTGTCCACGTATTCGTCGGCGCGCCGGCGGAGCGTCTCCGGGTCGGCGCTGCGCTCGGGCGCCTCGGTGAAGTCGGGGTCCTCGTAGCCCTGTTCGTCGATGCCCTGGCCGCGGCCGAGCAGCTTCTCGCGGCCCCGGTCCACGGACCCGATGGTCTTGGTGAGGACGACCTCGAAGTTGGCAAGCTTGCTGTCGACGTACTCGTCGGCCTCGCCGCGGACCTCGTCGGCCTCCCTGCGGGCCTCGGACAGGATGCGGTCCGCCTCGGCCTGGGACTGCTGGGCGACCTCGGTACCGGAGATCAGCGAGCCGCGCTCCGCGCGGGCGGACTCGATGATCCGCCCGGCCTCCTGCCGGGCCTGCTCGACGAGCTGCTCGTGCCCGCCGATGAGTTCCTCGGCATGGGCGAGCGAGCCGGGCAGGGCCTCGCGCACCTCCTCGAGCATCGCGAGCAGTTCGGCCCGGTTGACCACGCAGGACGCCGACATGGGCATGGAGCGGGCGTTCCCGACCGTTTCGACGATCTCGTCGAGCTTCTTCTGCACGTCCACCGTGTGCTCGCCACTCTCTGCTGCTGTTGGAGACGGACGGGACGACTGTAAGGCCAGTCGCCGCCCGCCCGACACCTGGTGACGGTCGGTCAGCGCATCACTTCTCGCCGAGACGCTTCACGAGGGCCTCGTGGACCGTCGGCGGGAGCAGGTGCGCC
Proteins encoded in this window:
- a CDS encoding cell division initiation protein, with protein sequence MDVQKKLDEIVETVGNARSMPMSASCVVNRAELLAMLEEVREALPGSLAHAEELIGGHEQLVEQARQEAGRIIESARAERGSLISGTEVAQQSQAEADRILSEARREADEVRGEADEYVDSKLANFEVVLTKTIGSVDRGREKLLGRGQGIDEQGYEDPDFTEAPERSADPETLRRRADEYVDTKLGAFEAVLAKTLEAVGRGRQKLHGRVATDDLGAHMAAQDAAGGAQHTSDEDHWAGLAELATPEPPRSPQQHSYAEPAQPDYTPAAGYQDPAQSGFPAQAQPEPQYAQTYGYQDQQQPQDAYGYQQQPDPYGYQQQAYDPNQQQDYGWQQQPQIPAQQGESALDETSLFDTSMIDLEQLRRYEQGR